CCGCTTGGCGCTCCGTCGAAAAAGCATTGATCAACCTGCAGCAGATGAAGGCCCTCCGCCCGGAAGGGCTGGAGGCCATTGACGAATCGCTGCTTAAGGAGGCCATCCGGCCTTCCGGGTATTTCAATCAGAAGGCGAAAAAGATCCGGACGTTTGCCAGGTTTTTCCTCGCCCTGGAGGAGCGCACCCCCTCCCGGGAGGAACTTCTCGCCCTCTGGGGCATCGGCCCCGAGACCGCCGACTCGATGCTGCTCTACGCCTTCAAGGTGCCCACCTTTGTCGTCGATGCCTATACCCGGCGGGTGCTGATCGCTGCCGGATGGATCGGCGGAACTGAATCCTATGATGCAATAAAAAGCATGTTCGAAAACCAGCTGCCGCGTGATCTGGCCCTTTTCCAGGAGTATCACGCCCTCCTCGTCGAACACGCCAAAAACCTGCGCGGATCGCGGCAGGAATAAAAAAAGGCAGCCGCGCTCCGGGCGGGCTGCCTTTTTTTACAGGAAATGGGCGGGCTACTTTTCTTTGCGCTGCTTCCGGGTGCCGAGGTCGTCCAGAATCGAATAAACCACCGGCACGATGAAAAGAGTGAGTAGAGTGGAGGTGATCAAGCCGCCGATCACCGCCTGTCCCATGGGCGCGCGGAACTCGCTGCCCTCGCCGAGGGCGAAGGCCACTGGGATCATGCCGAAGATCATGGCGAAGGTGGTCATTAGGATCGGTCGCAGCCGGATGGCGCCCGCCTGAATGAGTGCCTGAGTGCGCGCCACGCCCTGACGGCGCAGCTGATTGGCATAGTCCACCAGCAAAATGCCGTTTTTGGTCACCAGCCCCATGAGCATGATGATACCGATCATCGACATCATCGACATCGAACTGCCCCAGGCCAGCAGGGCCAAGACCGCACCGATCAACGACATCGGCAACGCTAGCATGATCGAGAAGGGATGAATAAAGCTCTCGAACTGTGCCGCCAGAACGATGTAGACAAAGATGATCGCCAGGGCCAGAGCCATGAGCATGTTAGCAAAGGTCTCGGTCTGCATCTGCCCCATGCCGACCACGCCGATGGCATACCCGGGCGGCACCTCCATCTTGCGGGTTTGCTGCAGGATGCCCCCCATGACCTGCCCTAGGGTTTTGTCATAGGTATTCGCCTCAACGCGGATCTCACGCTGCCGGTCGAAGCGGTTGATCTTGGAGGGACCCGAGCCCTGCTGGATCCTGGCGACATCGCGGATCGGCACCATCAGCCGCTGGCCGTTGCCTATATCCTTGCCGCTCTTGACCAATAGATCTCCTACGTCCTCCAGTGAAGAACGGTCCTCCTTTTTGAGACGGACACGCACATCGAACTGCTCGTCCCCCTCCTGGAAGGTGCTGGCGACATAGCCGTCGACCATGGCGCGTGCCGTGGTGGCGATCAGGGCGGCATTGGCCCCGAGATCCGAGGCCCGCTCGCGGTCAATACGGATGCGCACTTCCGGCTTGAAGGTCTCGAGGCTGTTTTGCACGTCAACCGCGCCGGGCGTCGCGCGTACGATCCCCTCGACTCGGTCGGCCAGTTTTTTCAGGACATTCAGATCATCTCCGCGCACGCTCATGATCATCGGTTTTTGCGAGCCGCCCATGCCCTGCTGGATGGTAAAACCGATGTTGGCGCCGGGGATGGACTGAAGCTCACTGCGCAGTTCGCCGAGGATGGCTTCAACGCCCTTTTCACGTTCCTTCTTGCTGACCAGCTTGGCAAATACTGTCCCCTTGGTCACTGGATCGTTGCCCGAGCCGATGGTGGTCAGCACCATCGTCACCTCGGGACGCTGGTGTAGGGTCTCCTCGATCCTGGTGCAAATCCGGCCGGTCTGCTCCAGCGAACTGCCAGGCGCCGCATCGACAGTGACGGTCAGCTGACTCATGTCGAAGCTGGGCATGAAGGCCGTGGCGAGGAAGCGGATGAGAAAGAGGCTGACGAAAAAGGTCGCCATGGCGCCGAAGACCAGGGTCTTGCGGTGATGCAGGGACCATTCGATCGCCTTTTTGTATTGTATGCTCAGGATCTCGAAGAAGTGGTTGAACCAGTAGAGGCCCCGGCGCAGCAGCGAGCCCTCGTTGGTCAGCTCCTCATCCTCCTCCCGCAGCCAGCGCGAGGAGAGCATCGGTGTCAGCGTGAAAGCGACAAAGAGCGAGACCAGCACGGCCGCCGAGACCGTGATTCCGAACTGGTAGAAGAAGCGGCCGGCGATACCGGGCATAAAGGCCACCGGGATAAAGACCGCCACGATGGTGAAGGTGGTGGCCATGACCGCTAGGCCGATTTCGCCGGTGGCCTTGCGCGCCGCCTCCATGGGCTTCTCGCCTTTCATCAGGTGACGGTAGATATTCTCGATGACGACGATGGCATCATCGATTAGCAAACCTACCGCCAAAGACAGGGCGAGCAGAGTCAGCGTATTGAGGGTGAAATCAAGCGCGTACATGATGATAAAGCTGGCGACGATCGAGGTCGGCAGCGCGATGGCGCTGATCAGGGTCGGCCGATGATTGGCCAGAAAGAGATAAACCACGATCACGGCCAATAGACCGCCATAGAGGATGTCAAAGAGCACATCACGCACCGAATCGCGGATGAAGGTGCTGTTGTCGCGCACGGTGACGAGCTGCACCTGGGGCGGCAGCTCTTTCCTGATCTCCGTAACTTGGCGGGTGATGCTGTCCGCTACCCGTACAGTATTGCTCCCCGACTGCTTGAGGATGCTGAGGACCACTGCGGGCTTGCCGTCGACGCGCGAGAGGCTGGTGCGCTCCTTGACGCCATCGACTACCGTGGCAATCTCAGAGAGGTACACCGGCTTGCCGTTGGGCGAGGCGACGATGACCTTGTCAAAATCGGCGACCGCGGTGTACTTGCCCATCGTACGCAGCAGGATCTGACGTTCGCCCTGGATCAGATTGCCTGCGGGCACCTCGACATTGGCCGCGGCGATGGCCTGCACCACCTCCTGAATCGAGAGGTTATAAGCCTGCAGCCGGGCGGCATCCACCTGGATTTCGATCTCACGCTCAGCCCCGCCGACCAAATCGACGCGGCCGACTCCGGGCACGTTTTCGAGACGTTTCTTGACGACATCCTTGGCAAAGGTGGTGAGCTCCTTATCGCCCATGCTCCCCGACAGGGCCAGGGTGTAGATCGGCGTGCTCGCCGGATCGAGGCGCTGGATCACCGGATCTTCAATATCGTCGGGCAGATCGGCGCGGATGGCCGCGATCTTTTCCCGCACCTCCTGGGCTGCCTGCTTGCCATCTACTTCCAGCTTGAACTGGATGATGACGATCGAGACATTCTCCTGGGAGATCGACTGGATATGCTCGAGCCCGCCGATGGTGTTGACGGCGTCCTCGATTTTTTTTGTGACATCGGTTTCAATCTGTTCCGGCCCCGCTCCCGCCAGGACGGTGGTGGCGGTAACATAGGGAAAATCGACATCCGGGAACTGATCGATATTCAATTTCATATACGAAAAGAGGCCCAGCACCAGTAGCGCAAGGATCATCATCGTTGCAAAAACCGGGCGATCTATCGAAACATCGGCTAATTTCATGAAAAGGTATACTCCTATTATTCAGCAGCGGCGATGATGTCAGTTGGCTGCAGGGGCGATGCTCACCAGGCTGCTGTCACGCAGATTGGTGGCTCCGGTGGTCACTACCATTTCCTGATCCTGCAAGCCTTGAAGGATCTCCACCCAAAATCCATCCGAAATGCCGGTGAGGACGGGCTGCGGAATGGCGCGGCCGCCGACCACCTTGTATACCTTGCTGGTCAGACCATCGCTGAGAATCGCGGTGGCAGGGACGACCAGGGCGTTGCTGCGCGGCGAGATCGTCACCGCCACCTTGCAAAACATCCCGGGGCGGTACCACTGATTCGCGGTGTTGGGGAATAGCGCCTTGACCTCGAAGGAGCGCGAGCGCACATCGGCCGAGCGCGAAATCTGCACGATCTTGCCCTGGACTCGTCCCTCCAACCCACCCTCGGACCAGATTTCGACGCTCTGGCCCGGAGCGATCTGCATGACATCCGCCTCATTGATGTTGAAGATGACCTTCATGCGGCGGATATCGGCGACGGTCGCCAGCACCGCACCCGGCTGCGAGAGATCGCCGAGGTTGACATTGAGGGCGGTGATCACCCCGGAGATGGGGGAGACCAACTCGACCGCGCTGCGCGCCGCCTCGAAATTGGCTTTGGCGACATCAAAGGCGGTCTGGGTGCCGTCGAGCAGCTGCTGCGAAATCGCCCCCTCCGCCAGCAGCACCTTCATCCGCTCCAGGTTCTTCTCGGCATTTTTATAGTTCGCCTCGGCCTGAAAATACTGGGATGTGGTGCCGCTTTTATCGAGCACGATGACGGTCTGGCCCTTTTGCACCGACTGCCCGACGCTGCTGTAGACGGCCGTGACTCGCTCCGAAATCTTGGCGACGATATTGGCCTGGGCCTCGCCTTCGAGCGTGCCCGTATAGCTCTTGTTCACTGCCAACGCCTCGCGTTTGACCCGGACGGTCTCCACCGGAACGATCTCGGCGCTGCTGTTCGCGGGCTTCGCTGTAGCCTGCTGTTCCGTCTTGCTGCACCCCCCCAGGAGCGCCAGAGCCGAAAAGGCCGAAACAAGGATCCATCCACGTTTTAAAACAAATGTGCTTTTCATCGTTTATACTCCACTTGATATCCTGTGAATGAAGGGATCAACGGCTGGTCCCGGTTGCAAACTCCCACTCGGTCTTGCTGACCAGATAATCATAAAGCGCCTGGGCGTAATTGGTTTGACTACGGGTCATCGCCACCTGGGCGTCGAGCAGCTCCAGCTGTGTGCCGACACCGCTCTTGAAGCGGGTCTGGGCGATGCGCACCGCTTTCTGCGCCTG
The nucleotide sequence above comes from bacterium. Encoded proteins:
- a CDS encoding efflux RND transporter permease subunit codes for the protein MKLADVSIDRPVFATMMILALLVLGLFSYMKLNIDQFPDVDFPYVTATTVLAGAGPEQIETDVTKKIEDAVNTIGGLEHIQSISQENVSIVIIQFKLEVDGKQAAQEVREKIAAIRADLPDDIEDPVIQRLDPASTPIYTLALSGSMGDKELTTFAKDVVKKRLENVPGVGRVDLVGGAEREIEIQVDAARLQAYNLSIQEVVQAIAAANVEVPAGNLIQGERQILLRTMGKYTAVADFDKVIVASPNGKPVYLSEIATVVDGVKERTSLSRVDGKPAVVLSILKQSGSNTVRVADSITRQVTEIRKELPPQVQLVTVRDNSTFIRDSVRDVLFDILYGGLLAVIVVYLFLANHRPTLISAIALPTSIVASFIIMYALDFTLNTLTLLALSLAVGLLIDDAIVVIENIYRHLMKGEKPMEAARKATGEIGLAVMATTFTIVAVFIPVAFMPGIAGRFFYQFGITVSAAVLVSLFVAFTLTPMLSSRWLREEDEELTNEGSLLRRGLYWFNHFFEILSIQYKKAIEWSLHHRKTLVFGAMATFFVSLFLIRFLATAFMPSFDMSQLTVTVDAAPGSSLEQTGRICTRIEETLHQRPEVTMVLTTIGSGNDPVTKGTVFAKLVSKKEREKGVEAILGELRSELQSIPGANIGFTIQQGMGGSQKPMIMSVRGDDLNVLKKLADRVEGIVRATPGAVDVQNSLETFKPEVRIRIDRERASDLGANAALIATTARAMVDGYVASTFQEGDEQFDVRVRLKKEDRSSLEDVGDLLVKSGKDIGNGQRLMVPIRDVARIQQGSGPSKINRFDRQREIRVEANTYDKTLGQVMGGILQQTRKMEVPPGYAIGVVGMGQMQTETFANMLMALALAIIFVYIVLAAQFESFIHPFSIMLALPMSLIGAVLALLAWGSSMSMMSMIGIIMLMGLVTKNGILLVDYANQLRRQGVARTQALIQAGAIRLRPILMTTFAMIFGMIPVAFALGEGSEFRAPMGQAVIGGLITSTLLTLFIVPVVYSILDDLGTRKQRKEK
- a CDS encoding efflux RND transporter periplasmic adaptor subunit, which produces MKSTFVLKRGWILVSAFSALALLGGCSKTEQQATAKPANSSAEIVPVETVRVKREALAVNKSYTGTLEGEAQANIVAKISERVTAVYSSVGQSVQKGQTVIVLDKSGTTSQYFQAEANYKNAEKNLERMKVLLAEGAISQQLLDGTQTAFDVAKANFEAARSAVELVSPISGVITALNVNLGDLSQPGAVLATVADIRRMKVIFNINEADVMQIAPGQSVEIWSEGGLEGRVQGKIVQISRSADVRSRSFEVKALFPNTANQWYRPGMFCKVAVTISPRSNALVVPATAILSDGLTSKVYKVVGGRAIPQPVLTGISDGFWVEILQGLQDQEMVVTTGATNLRDSSLVSIAPAAN
- a CDS encoding endonuclease III domain-containing protein, whose product is MNTLLAFYHQLLACYGPQGWWPLLDPPGESPSQSGSRGVYHPGNYDLPATPGQRFEICLGAILTQNTAWRSVEKALINLQQMKALRPEGLEAIDESLLKEAIRPSGYFNQKAKKIRTFARFFLALEERTPSREELLALWGIGPETADSMLLYAFKVPTFVVDAYTRRVLIAAGWIGGTESYDAIKSMFENQLPRDLALFQEYHALLVEHAKNLRGSRQE